A part of Fimbriiglobus ruber genomic DNA contains:
- a CDS encoding ISAs1 family transposase has translation MATSVDKGHGRIEKRTLHTTTILTAEGKWKGAKQGFHVTRERTVKGKKTIEDVYGITSLSIQQANAATRLSILRDHWPIENGLHWVRDETLGEDRCRVRMGAAPHVLAAIRNAVVHLLADVDTENRPEAIEWLQIHHDEARALIGIPQSE, from the coding sequence GTGGCCACGTCGGTCGACAAGGGACATGGGCGGATCGAGAAGCGAACCCTCCACACGACGACGATTCTGACCGCCGAGGGGAAGTGGAAGGGGGCCAAGCAAGGGTTCCACGTCACCCGCGAGCGGACGGTCAAAGGGAAGAAGACGATCGAGGATGTGTACGGAATCACCAGTCTGTCGATCCAACAGGCGAATGCGGCGACACGTCTGTCCATCCTCCGGGATCACTGGCCGATCGAGAACGGATTGCATTGGGTCCGGGATGAGACCCTGGGCGAGGACCGCTGCCGGGTGCGGATGGGTGCGGCTCCGCACGTCCTGGCCGCCATCCGGAACGCCGTCGTCCATCTGTTGGCCGATGTCGACACCGAGAACCGTCCGGAGGCCATCGAGTGGCTGCAAATCCACCACGATGAAGCCCGGGCGCTGATTGGGATCCCACAAAGTGAATAA
- a CDS encoding ISAs1 family transposase, with the protein MPACTLYEALATLPDPRSRHGRIHPLPAVMGLVALAMLSGRKSLAGISRFGRQHGAPLAHALGFRRGKTPTVSTLSRTLRRFDPQDLEAALSRWVTGRFDPHAFEHIAIDGKTLRGSRHGDVPGHHLVAAYAPAVQAVLAQVRVDAKTNEHKAALELLGILPVRGKVVTGDAMFCQRDLATQVIDSGGDYVLVAKDNQPALVADIRAGFAFATAARSIAAATSP; encoded by the coding sequence ATGCCCGCGTGTACGCTGTACGAGGCCCTCGCCACCCTCCCCGATCCCCGCAGCCGCCACGGTCGCATTCATCCCCTCCCGGCGGTCATGGGACTGGTCGCTCTGGCCATGCTGAGTGGCCGCAAGAGCTTGGCCGGGATCTCCCGGTTCGGACGGCAGCACGGGGCTCCGCTGGCTCACGCCCTGGGCTTCCGGCGGGGCAAAACGCCGACCGTCTCGACCCTCTCCCGAACCCTCCGCCGCTTCGACCCCCAGGACCTCGAAGCGGCCCTGTCCCGGTGGGTGACCGGCCGGTTCGACCCCCACGCGTTCGAGCACATCGCGATCGACGGCAAGACGTTGCGAGGCAGCCGCCACGGGGACGTGCCCGGCCACCACTTGGTGGCCGCCTACGCACCCGCCGTCCAGGCCGTCCTCGCTCAGGTCCGGGTCGATGCCAAAACGAACGAACACAAGGCCGCCCTCGAACTCCTCGGTATCCTCCCCGTGCGGGGCAAAGTGGTCACCGGGGACGCCATGTTCTGTCAGCGCGATCTGGCCACCCAGGTGATCGATTCCGGGGGCGACTACGTCCTCGTGGCCAAGGACAACCAACCGGCCTTGGTCGCCGATATCCGAGCCGGATTCGCCTTCGCGACCGCCGCCCGATCGATCGCGGCGGCCACTTCCCCCTGA
- the malQ gene encoding 4-alpha-glucanotransferase, giving the protein MPAPASLVRSSGVLLHPTSLPGPFGIGDLGPEAYRWVETLAAARQSWWQILPLNPTGVGGSPYQSFSAFAGNINLLSPEQLVRDGLLATATVRGGEAFPTTRVDFPRVAPYKEGLLREAWGQFRGWKGPHGLREAFEEYCRREASWLDDYALFMAIRAGLGGAGLSHWPDDLRRRQPAALAAVQQQSADEVAMHRFGQFLFDRQWCELKRYATDRAVRIIGDAPIFVSGDSADVWAHPDLFLLDHAGNPKVVAGVPPDYFSATGQHWGNPLYDWDRMAQSGYAWWVARLRRNLTNVDLIRLDHFRGFAAAWHIPAADKNAMNGRWVDGPRYKLFDRLAAELGKLPLIAEDLGLITPDVHELREQFAMPGMRVLQFALGGPDNPYWPHNYEPLTVAYTGTHDNDTTVGWYAGLTDKDHQTITDYIGHHADNPAWDLIRLAWSSVAVLAIAPLQDVLELGGDARMNVPGVADGNWRWRYRPDQVRPAAFERLAEWTTRYNRVPRK; this is encoded by the coding sequence ATGCCCGCACCCGCCAGCCTGGTCCGCTCGTCCGGCGTTTTGCTCCACCCGACCAGTTTGCCCGGGCCGTTCGGTATCGGCGACCTCGGGCCGGAAGCGTACCGCTGGGTCGAGACGCTCGCGGCCGCCCGCCAGTCGTGGTGGCAAATTCTCCCGCTCAACCCGACGGGTGTCGGCGGGTCGCCGTACCAGTCGTTCAGCGCGTTCGCGGGCAACATCAATTTACTCAGCCCCGAACAGCTCGTCCGCGACGGCCTGCTCGCCACGGCGACGGTCCGCGGTGGGGAGGCGTTCCCGACGACCCGCGTCGACTTCCCACGAGTCGCCCCTTATAAGGAGGGATTGCTCCGCGAGGCGTGGGGGCAGTTCCGGGGCTGGAAGGGACCGCACGGGTTGCGGGAGGCGTTCGAGGAGTACTGCCGGCGCGAGGCAAGCTGGCTGGACGACTACGCCCTGTTCATGGCCATCCGCGCCGGGTTGGGCGGCGCCGGGCTGTCGCACTGGCCCGACGACCTCCGCCGCCGCCAGCCGGCCGCACTCGCCGCCGTCCAGCAGCAGTCCGCGGACGAAGTCGCGATGCACCGGTTCGGGCAGTTCCTGTTCGACCGACAGTGGTGCGAACTCAAGCGGTACGCCACCGACCGCGCGGTCCGGATCATCGGCGACGCCCCCATTTTCGTGTCCGGCGACTCGGCCGACGTGTGGGCTCACCCGGACCTGTTCCTGCTCGACCATGCGGGGAACCCCAAGGTCGTCGCTGGCGTCCCGCCCGACTACTTCAGCGCCACCGGCCAGCACTGGGGCAACCCGCTCTACGACTGGGACCGCATGGCCCAGTCCGGGTACGCCTGGTGGGTAGCCCGGCTGCGGCGAAATCTCACCAACGTCGACCTGATTCGGCTCGACCACTTCCGCGGGTTCGCGGCCGCGTGGCACATCCCGGCCGCGGACAAGAACGCGATGAACGGCCGGTGGGTCGACGGCCCGCGGTACAAGCTGTTCGACCGCCTCGCGGCCGAGTTGGGCAAGCTGCCGCTGATCGCCGAAGACCTCGGGCTGATCACGCCGGACGTCCACGAATTGCGGGAGCAGTTCGCCATGCCCGGGATGCGGGTTCTGCAGTTCGCCCTCGGCGGCCCGGACAACCCGTACTGGCCCCACAACTACGAGCCGCTCACCGTCGCCTACACCGGGACGCACGACAACGACACGACGGTCGGCTGGTACGCGGGCCTGACGGACAAGGACCACCAGACGATCACGGACTACATCGGCCACCACGCGGACAACCCGGCCTGGGATCTGATCCGGCTCGCATGGTCGTCCGTGGCCGTTCTGGCGATCGCGCCGCTCCAGGACGTCCTCGAACTCGGGGGCGACGCCCGGATGAACGTGCCAGGGGTGGCCGACGGGAACTGGCGGTGGCGCTACCGCCCCGACCAGGTGCGGCCGGCCGCGTTCGAGCGCCTGGCGGAGTGGACGACGCGGTACAACCGCGTCCCCCGCAAGTGA
- a CDS encoding DUF4349 domain-containing protein → MSRPNWLTPLTVFAFATVVVGCGGADNARVVREGAGPEMPALAPAGAVAQAGGGKPAVAGEPAVERKIIYNGAIEVVVKELDVARKEVERIIQGLSLFHLVESTWAG, encoded by the coding sequence ATGTCACGCCCCAACTGGTTGACCCCGTTGACAGTATTCGCGTTCGCCACCGTCGTGGTGGGATGCGGTGGCGCGGACAATGCACGCGTAGTCCGGGAAGGGGCCGGCCCGGAGATGCCCGCTCTTGCCCCTGCCGGCGCGGTCGCCCAGGCCGGCGGCGGAAAGCCCGCCGTCGCGGGCGAACCGGCAGTCGAGCGGAAAATCATTTACAACGGCGCGATCGAAGTTGTGGTGAAGGAATTGGACGTCGCGCGGAAGGAAGTCGAGCGCATCATCCAGGGCCTTTCCTTGTTTCATCTTGTTGAATCGACCTGGGCTGGGTAA
- a CDS encoding BBP7 family outer membrane beta-barrel protein, which translates to MRNKVGIAWICLLGCIGVGSADDGAAALLPITASVRTKIPQDAPPIGSFAIIDDGIPSGVTVSRPLQPVFLDPINKSSALFPSESKSCLDTNSDPVQPGGPLGQIWVSAEYLLWWPKSQFLPPLVTAAGGGAPAVLGGPNTTLLVGGTRLDNPDASGTRINLGVSLNESQTIGMAVTYLFLASRTATDNFVGFTGPGAMTYGRPFVNAQTGAQDVIPVSIPGSQSGTVRVAVTSPRLSGWEVSGVGNLYDAPGVKITALAGYRYFMMNEGVRIDQYAQFAGSTAGPPVYGATSDQFEANNRFHGGQFGLTADLTHNSLFLEATGKIALGQAITVVRTSGQTEAFTPGYPYPALQWYQGGVLAQPSNSGRFTRSGFAVLPEATVKLGYKFQNKSRVYVGYNFLYLSDVVRAGNQIDTTIDPSQLALFSKTNTGQIVTDRPAPLMARSDFWAQGLMLGLEYRY; encoded by the coding sequence ATGCGCAACAAGGTCGGCATCGCGTGGATTTGCTTGCTCGGGTGCATAGGCGTGGGCTCGGCCGACGACGGGGCCGCCGCACTGCTCCCGATCACGGCGTCCGTGCGGACCAAGATCCCGCAAGACGCGCCGCCCATTGGTTCGTTCGCGATCATCGACGACGGCATCCCGAGCGGCGTCACCGTTTCGCGGCCGCTCCAGCCCGTCTTCCTCGACCCGATCAATAAATCGTCCGCACTGTTTCCGTCGGAATCCAAATCGTGCCTGGATACCAATTCCGACCCGGTCCAACCGGGCGGTCCGCTGGGCCAGATCTGGGTCAGCGCCGAATACCTGCTCTGGTGGCCGAAGTCGCAATTCCTTCCGCCCCTGGTGACGGCGGCCGGCGGGGGTGCCCCGGCCGTCCTCGGCGGGCCGAACACGACGCTGCTCGTGGGCGGGACGCGATTGGACAACCCGGATGCGTCCGGGACGCGCATCAACCTGGGCGTGTCGCTCAACGAGTCGCAAACAATCGGGATGGCGGTCACGTACCTGTTTCTCGCCTCCCGCACCGCGACGGACAACTTCGTGGGTTTCACCGGCCCCGGCGCGATGACTTACGGCCGGCCGTTCGTGAACGCCCAGACGGGGGCGCAAGACGTGATCCCGGTTTCGATCCCCGGCAGCCAAAGTGGGACGGTTCGGGTCGCCGTCACGTCGCCGCGACTGTCCGGGTGGGAAGTGTCCGGCGTCGGGAATTTGTACGACGCGCCGGGCGTGAAGATCACGGCACTCGCCGGGTACCGCTACTTCATGATGAACGAGGGCGTCCGCATCGATCAGTACGCCCAGTTCGCGGGCTCGACCGCGGGGCCGCCGGTCTACGGGGCCACGAGCGACCAGTTCGAGGCGAACAACCGCTTCCACGGCGGGCAGTTCGGGCTGACCGCAGACCTGACCCACAACTCGCTCTTCCTGGAAGCGACCGGGAAAATCGCCCTCGGGCAGGCGATCACAGTGGTCCGAACGAGCGGCCAGACCGAGGCGTTCACCCCGGGTTACCCGTACCCGGCCCTGCAATGGTACCAGGGCGGCGTACTCGCCCAGCCGTCGAACAGTGGACGGTTCACCCGGTCCGGGTTCGCGGTCCTGCCGGAAGCGACGGTCAAGCTTGGCTACAAGTTCCAGAACAAGTCGCGGGTCTACGTGGGCTACAACTTTCTTTACCTGAGCGACGTGGTCCGCGCCGGCAACCAGATCGACACGACCATCGACCCGAGCCAACTCGCGCTCTTCTCCAAGACGAACACCGGGCAGATCGTGACCGACCGGCCCGCGCCGCTCATGGCGCGGTCGGACTTTTGGGCCCAGGGGCTCATGCTCGGGCTGGAATACAGGTACTGA
- a CDS encoding DUF4349 domain-containing protein, with protein MEEHKGYVSKSDVTGDIGSRRTATWTLKVPVDQFRAVLAALAALGHPVRNSSDSQDVTEEFVDLQARVKNFKVEEETLNKLLKESAVKIEDILKIREQIKNVRGDIERAEGRMKYLSTMAAMSTVTMTAREDMTYVPPLPETAPTFGDEIEGTFSRSVNALKNTGQQLTLVAVGLAPWSPFILIGLLFFRWAIKKLIASGNTPATHRSPREPRRSRSDADPAPVALPLAHPPAHPEPEKPAGGEGG; from the coding sequence ATCGAGGAACACAAGGGGTACGTTTCCAAATCGGACGTGACCGGCGATATTGGTTCCCGGCGCACGGCGACGTGGACGTTGAAGGTGCCCGTGGACCAGTTCCGGGCCGTCCTGGCCGCACTCGCGGCCCTCGGCCACCCGGTCCGGAACTCGTCCGATTCGCAGGACGTGACCGAGGAGTTCGTCGACCTGCAGGCGCGCGTCAAGAACTTCAAGGTGGAAGAGGAAACGCTCAACAAGCTGCTCAAGGAGTCGGCCGTCAAGATCGAGGACATCCTGAAAATCCGCGAACAAATCAAGAACGTCCGCGGCGATATCGAACGGGCCGAGGGGCGGATGAAGTACCTCTCCACGATGGCCGCCATGTCCACCGTCACGATGACCGCCCGGGAGGACATGACCTACGTTCCCCCGCTGCCCGAGACGGCACCGACGTTCGGGGACGAGATCGAAGGGACGTTTTCGCGGTCGGTCAACGCGCTCAAGAATACCGGCCAGCAGCTCACACTCGTCGCCGTCGGGCTCGCCCCGTGGTCGCCGTTCATCCTGATCGGGCTGCTCTTCTTCCGCTGGGCGATCAAAAAGCTGATCGCGTCGGGGAACACGCCCGCGACCCACCGCTCACCCCGCGAGCCGCGGCGGTCCCGCTCTGACGCCGACCCGGCGCCAGTCGCGCTTCCGCTCGCCCATCCCCCGGCGCACCCCGAGCCGGAAAAGCCCGCCGGCGGAGAAGGTGGCTGA